The following is a genomic window from Triplophysa rosa linkage group LG11, Trosa_1v2, whole genome shotgun sequence.
GGAAACAAAAGCAAAGCGAGCCACTGTCCTGAGAATCTGACAGAGAGATAGAGACAGATAGGAATGGTAATGCTGTTACCgcacagatattttattttagctttAGGATTTTAaggctgtgtgtgtttttttatgtaaataaaatgtaaaaaacttatgtactatatataatatttgCGTTTACCCAGGTAGTCACACAGCTCTGGATCAACTGCTCTGAGTAGGAGACTGAGCTGAAAGAGTTGTTGTTTCATGGCCTCCTGAGACTCTTCAAAGTTTTGGTGCTGAGGACACAGAAACTCTCATTAACTCAGtagttctcaacaggggggccgCAGCCGACAAGGGGACCCCAGCTGACTTCCATGGGGCCCTCAAGAtgactaatattttaaaatgagcatttaaatatttctaattatttggccattttataatgaataaacattttttccaGTTAACGTCAAGCTCACATATATTTCATTGGGTAggaatttttagtttttttgtgagTGGGAGGGGGGCCTTTGAATAGTGCTGAATACAATGGGGgcccttggagtcaaaaaggttgagaagcCCTGCATTAAGTTAACAACACACAGTCTGTAAACAAGAGTGTTTACTGACCACTAGCTCCATAAAGCCTGTCAGACACCAGAAGGACTCCACCTCATTCTGAGTAACAAAAAGGAGAGGAGATAGTAGATCACTCATCCCCTGGACATAACCTAGAAATAAATAAGACAGAATTTTATGAAACACTGCCCTCTGGTGGATATTAGGTGGAAAAACTTACACCCCCCACACTTGCCTAGATCAAAGTTAAACATGCAGTATGTCATCAGGACATCATGTAGCAGTGCTAGCCCTGGGTTTTCATTTCCAGAAAAGAAGGAATTTTGTCTGTCCGTCCGGTTCACATCCCGTTCTGTCCAAATCTGTAAAAGACAACAAATTCAATTCATAAATTAGTAATTTTCCACTTAACCAATCAACAATGCATCAAACTACGCTACTATGTTCTTCATTTTAGGTTTAAGGTTTAATGTTCTTCGACAGGTTTAAAGGCTGGTGCAGAACCCATTCTCAAGTTGAGACATTTAGGACAGGACCAGCACGTGGGACGACAGACAAATGAACTGACCTATGAGGCTACGGTGTCCTCGGAAGAGAGAGTTCCTCATCTCCTGCTCTTCACTAACCGATTTCCACTGAACCTTCATTCGAAAATactcatctctgtttaaaacagaataacaaacattaaactttttagaagaatgtatttttattttagtatacACTTGTATGAAAGCGTGACAGAATGCATATTACATCAGCGTATTCTTAGCAGATTGATACAAACACATGTCATGTGCTGAAACAAGGCTAGAAAATTCCAACAATCAGTTGAGCAAAGAAATGCAGTATAAATTAAATGGAAATGTAAAGCTCACGTTTTGACCCTCAGaatgtcctctctctctctggttgtGCTATTCCATGGGTAAAATCCTAGTAAGAATTTCCACACCTCCTTCCGCTGAGATGGAACAATGCCCTGgataaacaaaaatgtgaaGGAAAACGTTTTTCTAGGGGGAAGATTGCATATCAGTTCATATCAGAATTAttctatacatttatgcattaaaaACATTGACCCACCCCTCTAAACACCAGCTCTTTGACTCGCTGTGGATCTGTGACACGCCCCTCTGAATCCAAAAACTGATCAAAATCATCCAATGGTTCTCCTCTTTTGACAACCGGTCTGGGTCCGAGCTCAGCCCCCTTGAGAAACATCAAATGCTCATGATTTATGTCTATGCACCAAATCAACATTTATATTCACACAGTACTAGATGGACACATGAGACGCTCTGTGACTCACGCAAGTGATGAGCTCAAAGCCAGGCTCTTCGTCACTCGGGTGGGGACCGTGACCATCCTGTGGCGAGCGGTTACCGAGGGGCGACTCCGGGGGTCTGAGTGCTCCCCGGAAGAAGTTGGTCACTTTGGAGAACCCCCCAAACGTGGTGGCGTAAGGGTCTTGAATGAACCTCTGCGCGTACAACCATCAGATGCCACGTTTGTGTTTCTGGCTTTAGAAAACCACACTAAAATAAACTCTTAACATACAGGCCATAGACTTACAGAGACAAGGTCTGCACTGGTATCGTCAAAAAGGTGCAGCTCATCAAACGACTGCGACAGGGCTCCAGAATCATGCGGGTATGCCAGAAAGAGTCTACCATCGAGGGGAGACCTAGAGCGTGGGCAAAAATTCAACATTTGAGTAAGCAAGTATGTAGatactaaaatgtaaaattgatGCTGAGGAGGAGAAATATGAACGATTTGACTGCGACTCACGGGGCCAGTCTGATGTACCGCTGCATGGATAAGAGCAGCTCTCTAGTGCCCCCTCGATGGAAGTGCAGTGGAGGGAGAGGATCTCCCCCTCTGGTGGTCAGCACCAGGAAGTTCCTGCCTAGAGAGAACCGCGCTCTTCGCAGGGAGTACAGCTCTGACAGCGGTAGGGAGAAGGAGCTCCAGTGACCTGCTAACAGATAAAGGTGCAACACTGTTCATAACTGTAAGtgcatataaaaaaatcaccaaCTTTCTTTTATATTTAGTGTGTTGGGGGAAAAAAGATGCCCACAAAAAAATCAGCTAATAGAGAAGTTAAATTGCACATGAATATTTGTTTAGAACAGCACCTGTTTCCATAACTGGTTGACGGACTTGTTGTCTGTTCTGCTTGACTGTACTGATGACGGCCCAGTCTGGCTCATAGCCGGGGTCAAACTTAGTCTCTTCTTCACCTTCCTCCCCATCCTTTCAAAAACagaatgggcctcattcatgaaacatttgtaaatatatgagtaaattcACAGTAATTTGCGCGTAAAAAGGACCCtcccgaaaactttcctccggattcacaaatacgTATGTTAATGAAGTCCAGTCACTCGTAAACAGGGCgcgcatgcacgctcattcacaattagcataatccacGCCTATGAATTACTGCTATGCAAATTACGTATCTATGAATGCTGTAGAATCCTCTGGACTCCATTCTCAagtttggctacattatatagcataaatgcataagagactaataggctatatgcctaacaataaattaataaataaaactgtgaccaccaaagcgtttttagccaGCTGAAATACCTGGcgctcttctgaaaacgaccagctggtAGCGCTtgagaacgctttggaggcTGCATGTTTTTCCAGAGACGCATTGGTTGGTGTGATTTGGAATATCCACGGCAGTTACATGTTACTAGTATCttgttttgaagaatattactgtggcgaggggagcgtggtgtagcgaggtatgcggcaggagagagagccgggagacgagcggtaagtgagtggagtaattGCAAACAGTCAACACCTGTttctcgttccagtaagggcgcggggagacaATATAAACACTCGAGGAAGACacaatggagagagagagaaacgggCTTGACACGGACTGCCATGTACCGAAACCCCTCAGTCAGGAAAGGAGGACTTTTGCTGGATACTGAGCGTCGCAAgccaggctgaaggaaaagccgtgGATTTAGTTGCTGTTTTActttgctgtttattttgtgGAATAAAGTTTGTGTCAGActcgccaacctcgtcctcttccttccttataTCAGCGAACCCGCTACAATTactgaatataaaaatgcagtaaccaataatattaacttctccGTTGTGTTGTACaagtatgatggttggtcaaatgtagtgtttgtcccgcctctcctccactgtgattggacggctgtgtaaaaCATGAGagtgacgagctctgcgtttcacccaaagtaaaaaatgaaacaagaaaGGGTAAAGaaactcgtgaaatatcattatgatacatagtGAATCGAaacagtgtcatcagtttgtctaaaagaatacagaacgtttgaatgttttacGCACCATTTTCACGTGATAGGGAACAGATGTCAATTTCTTTCGTACTAACATTTTGAAtaagaacattttcatgaatccgaaaatttaCGTCAGAACCACTTTActaacgatttacacaaaaaatcgtgctgcgtgtttcatgaatgaagCCCAATGAGAGTTACAAGATACTTGGGTGATTTGGGTTACTTCCTTGTAAAGGTTAAAATAGAACAATACGGAACTGCTAAATGTggttaaacaaacacaccccgaATCTGCTGTTGCTTGTACAAACATAATGTATATATGTCCCCAATAGTCACATGCTGGTTAAACCAatctcaaacaaacaaaaagtagTGCAACAGTGTTTACAATTCTTAGGGAAATCAACCTAAAGCTTATTTATAGTCTCGGCACATTAGGATGGGATAGGAGAAAGTGTTTCCaagtaaatggaaaaaaaactttgtttaatATTGATCTAAGATTAACTAATCTGCCACCCCAATCGAGTATGTGAACTTTGACCCTAACAAGC
Proteins encoded in this region:
- the tbc1d17 gene encoding TBC1 domain family member 17 isoform X3; this translates as MEAKQESHKLIFEKEGVYLHTNAKRSNQDTTIPGFIRIVERDGEPALEWSPIEDDGRNAPAVFYTKKDGEEGEEETKFDPGYEPDWAVISTVKQNRQQVRQPVMETAGHWSSFSLPLSELYSLRRARFSLGRNFLVLTTRGGDPLPPLHFHRGGTRELLLSMQRYIRLAPSPLDGRLFLAYPHDSGALSQSFDELHLFDDTSADLVSRFIQDPYATTFGGFSKVTNFFRGALRPPESPLGNRSPQDGHGPHPSDEEPGFELITCGAELGPRPVVKRGEPLDDFDQFLDSEGRVTDPQRVKELVFRGGIVPSQRKEVWKFLLGFYPWNSTTREREDILRVKTDEYFRMKVQWKSVSEEQEMRNSLFRGHRSLIERDVNRTDRQNSFFSGNENPGLALLHDVLMTYCMFNFDLGYVQGMSDLLSPLLFVTQNEVESFWCLTGFMELVHQNFEESQEAMKQQLFQLSLLLRAVDPELCDYLDSQDSGSLCFCFRWLLIWFKREFSFEDILSLWEVFWTRLPCENIHLLMACAILESQRGELIGSNHDFNSILKHINELTMKLNLHTMLCDAEAIYLQLASCKELPLKVQEVLGLYVPSRSAEENPDSEPRETDTLLSQSE
- the tbc1d17 gene encoding TBC1 domain family member 17 isoform X1; its protein translation is MEAKQESHKLIFEKEGVYLHTNAKRSNQDTTIPGFIRIVERDGEPALEWSPIEDDGRNAPAVFYTKKDGEEGEEETKFDPGYEPDWAVISTVKQNRQQVRQPVMETAGHWSSFSLPLSELYSLRRARFSLGRNFLVLTTRGGDPLPPLHFHRGGTRELLLSMQRYIRLAPSPLDGRLFLAYPHDSGALSQSFDELHLFDDTSADLVSRFIQDPYATTFGGFSKVTNFFRGALRPPESPLGNRSPQDGHGPHPSDEEPGFELITCGAELGPRPVVKRGEPLDDFDQFLDSEGRVTDPQRVKELVFRGGIVPSQRKEVWKFLLGFYPWNSTTREREDILRVKTDEYFRMKVQWKSVSEEQEMRNSLFRGHRSLIERDVNRTDRQNSFFSGNENPGLALLHDVLMTYCMFNFDLGYVQGMSDLLSPLLFVTQNEVESFWCLTGFMELVHQNFEESQEAMKQQLFQLSLLLRAVDPELCDYLDSQDSGSLCFCFRWLLIWFKREFSFEDILSLWEVFWTRLPCENIHLLMACAILESQRGELIGSNHDFNSILKHINELTMKLNLHTMLCDAEAIYLQLASCKELPLKVQEVLGLYVPSRSAEENPDSEPRETDTLLSQSEVRGAAACQADNVQTPQRPPPTYP
- the tbc1d17 gene encoding TBC1 domain family member 17 isoform X2, coding for MEAKQESHKLIFEKEGVYLHTNAKRSNQDTTIPGFIRIVERDGEPALEWSPIEDDGRNAPAVFYTKKDGEEGEEETKFDPGYEPDWAVISTVKQNRQQVRQPVMETGHWSSFSLPLSELYSLRRARFSLGRNFLVLTTRGGDPLPPLHFHRGGTRELLLSMQRYIRLAPSPLDGRLFLAYPHDSGALSQSFDELHLFDDTSADLVSRFIQDPYATTFGGFSKVTNFFRGALRPPESPLGNRSPQDGHGPHPSDEEPGFELITCGAELGPRPVVKRGEPLDDFDQFLDSEGRVTDPQRVKELVFRGGIVPSQRKEVWKFLLGFYPWNSTTREREDILRVKTDEYFRMKVQWKSVSEEQEMRNSLFRGHRSLIERDVNRTDRQNSFFSGNENPGLALLHDVLMTYCMFNFDLGYVQGMSDLLSPLLFVTQNEVESFWCLTGFMELVHQNFEESQEAMKQQLFQLSLLLRAVDPELCDYLDSQDSGSLCFCFRWLLIWFKREFSFEDILSLWEVFWTRLPCENIHLLMACAILESQRGELIGSNHDFNSILKHINELTMKLNLHTMLCDAEAIYLQLASCKELPLKVQEVLGLYVPSRSAEENPDSEPRETDTLLSQSEVRGAAACQADNVQTPQRPPPTYP